A stretch of the Duncaniella dubosii genome encodes the following:
- a CDS encoding GatB/YqeY domain-containing protein → MDLFEKISADIKSAMLAREKVRLETLRGIKKEFLEAKTAKGGDGSLSDEAATKILAKMAKQRRETAQIYEEQNRPELRDNELAEAAVIEEYLPKQLSDEELTAELKKIIAETGATSPKEMGKVMGVASKTLAGRADGKVISAKVRELLNN, encoded by the coding sequence ATGGATTTATTTGAAAAGATTTCAGCCGATATAAAGTCTGCGATGCTTGCGCGCGAAAAAGTGCGTCTTGAGACTCTTCGCGGTATAAAGAAAGAATTTCTTGAAGCGAAAACCGCAAAAGGCGGCGACGGTTCGCTTTCTGACGAGGCTGCGACAAAGATTCTTGCCAAGATGGCGAAGCAGCGTCGTGAGACGGCTCAGATCTATGAAGAGCAGAACCGTCCGGAACTTCGCGACAACGAGCTTGCCGAGGCTGCCGTGATTGAAGAATATCTCCCGAAACAGCTCAGTGACGAGGAGCTTACAGCTGAACTGAAGAAAATCATTGCCGAGACGGGCGCGACATCACCCAAGGAAATGGGCAAGGTTATGGGCGTGGCTTCAAAGACGCTCGCCGGACGTGCTGACGGCAAGGTCATATCGGCCAAGGTCAGAGAGCTCCTTAACAATTGA
- a CDS encoding ABC transporter permease: MPALRIAIRYLLARKSHTAVNIISYISMAGIAVAALAMVCVLSVFNGFSQLASDRLSLVNPDVKVTPVNTRVISDADSLAEELRGIPGVRVALPTLRGEALAIYNGAQLPVNICGIPDGFDEVSALESLLIDGEPLTSLYGFGGALLGVGAAVQLDARPSPERGLLLTVPRRLGRINPALPMAAFSTDTLVVTGVYRSNQPEFDNAMIYLSLDDARNLLDYTTEGTAIEISVANARETAKVIKRIEEKLGSDYLVADRLRQESHSFRMISIEKWITFLMLVFVLVMASFNILSSLSMLIIEKEESLRILSSLGATDSMLKRIFMNQGVLVAVTGGGIGITVGVILCLIQEHFGVITLGGDHSQMSIVTYPCVPEFTDVLITAGVVIAIGLLSGWIASRGVKAHADSDRH; encoded by the coding sequence ATGCCTGCACTAAGGATCGCAATCCGTTATCTGTTGGCCAGAAAAAGCCATACGGCAGTCAATATCATTTCCTATATCTCAATGGCCGGAATCGCCGTGGCCGCTCTGGCTATGGTCTGCGTGCTTTCAGTGTTCAACGGTTTTTCGCAGCTGGCCTCCGACCGTCTTTCGCTTGTAAACCCCGACGTGAAGGTAACGCCAGTCAACACACGTGTCATCTCCGACGCTGATTCGCTTGCCGAAGAGCTGAGGGGGATTCCCGGCGTGCGTGTGGCGCTCCCGACTCTACGCGGTGAAGCCCTCGCCATCTACAACGGGGCGCAGCTCCCGGTCAATATCTGTGGCATCCCCGACGGTTTCGACGAAGTGTCGGCACTGGAGTCGCTGCTCATCGACGGCGAGCCGCTTACAAGTCTCTATGGCTTCGGCGGAGCGTTGCTCGGGGTCGGGGCTGCGGTGCAGCTCGATGCCCGACCGTCGCCCGAACGGGGACTGTTGCTGACTGTCCCCCGCAGACTCGGACGAATAAATCCGGCCTTGCCTATGGCCGCTTTCTCGACGGATACGCTTGTCGTTACTGGTGTCTACCGCAGCAATCAGCCTGAATTTGACAATGCGATGATCTATCTGTCGCTTGACGATGCGCGCAATCTGCTTGACTACACGACCGAGGGCACAGCGATCGAGATAAGCGTCGCCAATGCCCGAGAGACGGCCAAAGTCATTAAACGTATCGAAGAGAAGCTTGGTTCTGACTATCTCGTCGCCGACCGGTTGAGGCAGGAATCACACTCGTTCCGCATGATTTCAATCGAAAAGTGGATCACATTTCTGATGCTTGTTTTTGTGCTTGTCATGGCCTCGTTCAACATTCTATCCTCGCTTTCGATGCTGATAATCGAGAAAGAGGAAAGTCTGAGGATATTAAGCTCGCTTGGAGCAACGGACAGCATGTTGAAGCGCATATTCATGAATCAGGGAGTGCTGGTTGCCGTCACCGGTGGCGGTATAGGTATCACGGTAGGCGTGATTCTGTGTCTGATTCAGGAACATTTCGGAGTCATAACTCTCGGTGGTGACCATTCGCAGATGTCGATTGTGACCTATCCCTGTGTGCCTGAGTTTACGGATGTCCTTATCACAGCCGGGGTGGTCATTGCAATCGGGCTGCTGTCAGGCTGGATAGCTTCGCGTGGCGTGAAAGCGCACGCGGATTCCGACCGGCATTAG
- a CDS encoding Lrp/AsnC family transcriptional regulator, giving the protein MKSTYTLDATDLRILSALQNNSRLTVKELASAIHLSPTPTFERVKRLERDGYITKYMAVLNAEKLECGFIAFCYLKLKQHTRENAMRIMEAVQNIPEIAECYNISGDYDFLLKIYTRDMKSYQKFLLRILGDLDCIGSLNSSFVLGEVKNTHLLPLPEQ; this is encoded by the coding sequence ATGAAATCGACCTATACTCTCGACGCCACAGACCTACGCATCCTGAGTGCCCTTCAGAACAATTCGCGTCTTACTGTCAAAGAACTCGCATCGGCCATCCACCTCTCTCCCACCCCGACTTTCGAACGGGTGAAACGCCTTGAACGAGACGGTTACATAACTAAATACATGGCTGTGCTCAACGCCGAAAAGCTTGAATGCGGCTTCATTGCTTTCTGTTATCTCAAATTGAAACAACATACACGCGAAAACGCCATGCGTATAATGGAAGCAGTCCAAAACATACCTGAAATCGCTGAATGTTACAATATTTCAGGAGATTATGACTTTCTACTCAAAATATATACCCGCGACATGAAATCTTATCAGAAATTTCTTCTCCGCATTCTCGGCGACCTTGACTGTATCGGCTCGCTCAACAGCTCCTTCGTTCTCGGTGAAGTCAAAAACACCCATCTCCTTCCCTTGCCGGAACAATAA
- the serS gene encoding serine--tRNA ligase, with the protein MLTLQQIKEDPERIIARLAVKGFDGKQGVNDVIDFDDERRSLQYQNDNLAAELKKQADAIGRLMKEGRREEAEEAKKNVAEIKAQQKEIADRLTITENAIRDILLGMPNIPCDAVPEGKSAEDNVVEKTGGPMPDLPADALPHWELAKKYNLINFDLGVKITGPGFPVYIGKGARLQRALIQFFLDEAGKAGYIEIQPPYVVNEASGYGTGQLPDKEGQMYFINEDKLYLIPTAEVPVTNIYRDVILSADQLPIKNCAYSACFRREAGSYGKDVRGLNRLHQFDKVEIVRIEKPENSYAALEEMKDHVQGLLEKLGLPWHILRLCGGDMSFTSAITFDFEVYSAAQGRWLEVSSVSNFETYQANRLKCRYRAEDKKTRLCHTLNGSALALPRIMAALLENNQTPQGIVIPECLRRYTGFDIID; encoded by the coding sequence ATGCTTACCCTTCAGCAAATCAAAGAGGATCCCGAACGCATCATAGCGCGCCTCGCCGTCAAGGGCTTTGACGGAAAGCAGGGAGTCAACGATGTTATCGACTTCGACGACGAACGCCGCAGCCTTCAGTATCAGAACGACAATCTTGCAGCCGAACTCAAGAAGCAGGCTGATGCAATCGGCCGTCTGATGAAGGAAGGCCGTCGCGAAGAGGCCGAGGAAGCCAAAAAGAATGTGGCTGAAATCAAGGCTCAGCAAAAAGAGATAGCCGACCGCCTGACTATAACTGAAAACGCTATCCGCGACATTCTTCTCGGTATGCCAAATATCCCTTGCGACGCAGTGCCGGAAGGCAAGAGCGCGGAGGACAATGTGGTTGAAAAGACCGGCGGCCCGATGCCTGATCTTCCTGCCGATGCCCTTCCTCACTGGGAACTCGCAAAGAAGTACAATCTTATCAACTTTGACCTCGGTGTGAAAATCACAGGTCCGGGCTTCCCTGTCTACATCGGCAAGGGCGCACGTCTGCAGCGTGCTCTCATCCAGTTCTTCCTCGACGAAGCCGGAAAAGCAGGTTACATTGAAATCCAGCCACCCTACGTTGTCAACGAGGCTTCAGGCTACGGAACAGGCCAGCTCCCCGACAAGGAAGGCCAGATGTATTTCATCAATGAAGACAAACTCTACCTTATTCCGACTGCCGAAGTTCCCGTAACCAACATCTATCGCGATGTAATCCTTTCGGCTGACCAGCTTCCGATCAAGAACTGTGCATATTCAGCATGTTTCCGCCGCGAGGCCGGTTCGTATGGTAAGGATGTCCGCGGTCTTAACCGTCTCCATCAGTTTGACAAGGTGGAAATCGTGCGCATTGAAAAGCCTGAGAATTCATATGCCGCTCTTGAGGAAATGAAGGACCACGTGCAGGGACTTCTTGAAAAACTCGGTCTGCCTTGGCACATACTCCGTCTCTGTGGAGGAGACATGAGTTTCACTTCAGCCATCACCTTCGATTTCGAAGTCTACTCTGCCGCACAGGGCCGCTGGCTTGAAGTATCATCGGTTTCCAATTTCGAGACATATCAGGCCAACCGTCTGAAATGCCGTTACCGTGCCGAGGACAAGAAAACACGTCTCTGCCACACTCTCAACGGCTCGGCTCTCGCACTTCCGCGCATCATGGCCGCTCTTCTTGAAAACAATCAGACCCCTCAGGGCATCGTGATTCCTGAATGTCTGCGCCGCTACACAGGCTTCGACATCATCGACTGA
- the rbfA gene encoding 30S ribosome-binding factor RbfA, which translates to MESTRQAKISRLLQKELSEIFRQQTAKTHGTLVSVSIVRVSPDLSIAKVYLSIFPSERSQELLESIRNNAKTIRYELAQKVRFQLRKCPDLSFYLDDSLDYIDNIDKLLTK; encoded by the coding sequence ATGGAATCAACACGTCAAGCTAAAATATCGCGTCTGCTGCAGAAGGAACTCAGTGAGATTTTCCGTCAGCAGACAGCCAAGACCCATGGCACACTTGTGTCAGTGAGCATAGTCAGAGTCTCTCCGGATCTCAGCATCGCCAAGGTATATCTTTCGATATTCCCGTCAGAGAGATCGCAGGAACTTCTCGAAAGCATCAGGAACAATGCCAAGACCATCAGATATGAGCTTGCGCAGAAAGTCCGCTTCCAGTTGAGGAAGTGCCCGGACCTGAGCTTCTATCTTGATGACTCGCTCGACTATATCGACAATATCGACAAGCTTCTCACTAAATAG